One segment of Dromaius novaehollandiae isolate bDroNov1 chromosome Z, bDroNov1.hap1, whole genome shotgun sequence DNA contains the following:
- the LOC135324999 gene encoding zinc phosphodiesterase ELAC protein 1-like: MSMDITFLGTGSAYPSPTRGASALVLRREGECWLFDCGEGTQTQFMKSHLKAGRITKIFITHLHGDHFFGLPGLLCTLSLQSSPDSNKPPVDIYGPLGLRNFIWRTMELSHSQLLFPYVVHELVPTREQCPAEEFKDLSCLDRDEVPSEEAQGRILHLDPVENSYLLVDDEQFVVKAFRLFHRIPSFGFVVEEKPRTGKLNVQKLKEIGVQPGPLYGKLKNGITVVLENGMAISPSEVLEDPIPGRKICILGDCSGVVGDAAMKLCSEADILIHEATLDDTQEEKAREHGHSTPKMASDFAKLCKVKKLVLTHFSQRYKPTAQIGEGDTDITELKRQAESVLDGQEVTLAEDFMTIEVPMKKQK, translated from the exons ATGTCCATGGATATAACTTTCCTTGGGACGGGCTCAGCGTACCCCTCTCCAACACGAGGAGCGTCGGCATTGGTGCTTCGCAGAGAAGGGGAGTGCTGGCTCTTCGACTGCGGGGAGGGAACGCAGACACAGTTCATGAAAAGCCACCTAAAAGCGG GTAGAATTACAAAGATTTTCATAACTCATCTTCATGGTGACCATTTTTTTGGACTTCCTGGCCTGCTGTGTACACTGAGCCTTCAAAGTAGCCCTGACTCAAACAAACCACCCGTTGATATTTATGGACCATTAGGACTACGAAACTTTATATGGAGGACTATGGAGCTCTCCCACTCGCAGCTTCTGTTTCCTTACGTTGTTCATGAACTTGTCCCGACACGGGAGCAGTGCCCTGCAGAAGAGTTTAAAGACCTTTCTTGTCTGGACAGAGACGAAGTACCTTCAGAGGAAGCACAAGGGAGAATACTCCACCTGGATCCTGTAGAAAACTCTTACTTGCTGGTTGATGATGAGCAGTTTGTTGTGAAAGCGTTCCGTCTCTTCCACCGCATTCCTTCATTTGGCTTTGTAGTGGAAGAGAAGCCACGGACGGGTAAACTCAATGTacaaaaactaaaagaaattg GAGTTCAGCCAGGTCCTCTATATGGAAAACTGAAGAACGGTATTACAGTTGTTCTAGAAAATGGAATGGCTATTTCTCCTTCAGAAGTCTTAGAAGACCCTATTCCTGGaagaaaaatttgcattttagGGGACTGTTCAGGGGTGGTTGGAGATGCAGCCATGAAACTTTGCAGTGAAGCAGATATATTGATTCATGAAGCCACACTGGATGATACCCAAGAGGAGAAGGCCAGAGAGCATGGTCATAGCACTCCAAAAATGGCATCTGATTTTGCAAAATTGTGTAAAGTTAAGAAACTGGTTTTGACTCACTTCAGTCAACGGTATAAACCAACTGCTCAGATAGGTGAAGGAGATACTGACATAACAGAACTGAAGAGACAGGCAGAGTCAGTGTTAGATGGTCAAGAAGTCACACTAGCTGAGGATTTTATGACAATAGAAGTTccaatgaaaaagcaaaaatag